The Gymnogyps californianus isolate 813 unplaced genomic scaffold, ASM1813914v2 HiC_scaffold_107, whole genome shotgun sequence region AACTGCACCGTCACCGGCTGGGGGGACGTCCACACCGCCGGTCAGTGTCACCCGGGCATGGGACACGGTTGGCGCTGGGTGCGGTGGCGCTGCCAGCACCTAAGGGTGTTAGCGGACAGGGTGGGGACACCCTTTGTCACCGGGGTGTCCCCGCAGGTCCCCTGCCGCCCCCCAAGacgctgcagcagctggaggtgcCGCTCCTCAGCCACCGGCGCTGCCGCTGCCTTTATGCGGGGACGGACGGCCTAGGGACACCCGCCGGGGACACCCTCTGTGCCGGCTTCCCCCAGGGACAGCGTGACGCCTGCCAGGTGGGTGCCACTGGTTCCCTCCCTTGGGTGACAGGGACTTCATCCCCGTCACCTCCTTCTCCTGTTGTCACCTGTGTCCCACCTCAAGGTCCTTCTGTGTCCCCTGggtccctcctcctcccagtgtCACCCACGTCCGTGTCCCCACATCCCCAACCACCGTCACCCACGTCCGTGCCCCTACAATGTCCCTCTTCATCCTCCCCCCCGTCCCCCTTTGTCCCTCTGCCACCACATCACCCTCATCCATGCCTCCCATGTCCCTCTTCATCCCCTTCATGTCCCCCCAAAACGTCCCCTTGTCCCCGCAGGGCGACTCCGGGGGTCCCCTCTCCTGCCGAGTGGGGGATacctggctgctggcaggggtGGTGAGCTGGGGGGAGGCCTGCGGGCTGCCCGGCCGCCCCGGTGTCTACACCCGCGCCGCCGCCCATGCCGCCTGGATCGCCACCATCGTCCCCGAGGCCCCCCTGCGTCACCCCCACCTCGCGCCCTTCCCCGAGGACGACGGCCCCTGCGAGGACGGGGAACCCCCGGCGGCTCCCCCCGAAGCCTGGCCTCAGCCTCTGCCCCCCAATGGAGGTGGCAGCGCCGGTgctgcccacccagccgctcgccccagctgcttcctcctgctgctgctggggctcctgctgcccctcAGCCTCCACTGAGTACCCCAAGGGGCTGGGGGCACCCAAAATGACTCATGGGATCCCAAGTTGGCACCCAAAATTGGTCACGGCACCCCAAGCTGGCACACTGTGATGGATCACGGCACCCATGATGGATCATGGCACCCATGATGGCTGCTGGCACCCAAAAATGACTCATGGGACCCCAAGTTGGCACCCGTAACAGCTCACGGACCCCAAGATGGTTCATGGCACCCTAAGTTGGCACCCATGATGGGCCATGGCTCTCAAGATGGCTCCAGGCACCCCAACTTGACACCCAAGATGGGTGATGGCACCCAAAAATGACTCGTGGGACCCCCAACTTGACACCCAAGATGGACCATGGCACCCAAAATAGCTACGGGAACCCATGACAGTTTGTGGCACCCACCGTGACCCTGGGCACCCCCCCAACTTGGCACCCACATTCCCCCAATAAACCATCTGAGCACCCcatctccacctcctcctttaTCGGTGCTGGCTGGGTGCGTGTGGGGGAGGCTGAGCCCGGCCGCAACTCGCCGCAGCGATGACGCCCTCACTTCTTGGCCACCTTTGCCTGCTTGTGCTTTGGGGGGGCCCAGCGGAGGCAGATGGAGTCgactggggggaggaggggagaagaaagtggAGGGAGTGGGGGGGCGGCAGGAGTTGGGGCGTGCCCCCCAAGTGGGGGTCGGGTTCGTTGAGGGTGGGGTTAACGACGCACCAGTGATGGGCGGCTTCTTGTACTGGGCGCTCTTGAGGTGCTCCTCCACCAGCTTGGGGGTGACGCAGATGACGTGCTGCCCCTTCCAGTACTTCACCATGTTGAGGGACTGGAGGGTGCTGATGATGTCGGTCTGGGTGATGCTGGTCATCTGGCTGCGGGAGCCGGGGGGTTACTGGGAGGACTGGGAGGGGTGGGTGAGGGGGattggggggtggtggtggtggtctgGGAGAGGGTTGGCAGCTGGCTGTGGGTTGTAACGGGTACTGGGAGGAGTTACTGGTGGGTattggggtgctggggagcacCCAGGTGCCCGGGAAGTCGTGCAGGACCTCCAGCACCACCCACAACCCAGAGCTACTGGAAATACTGAGTGGCTACTGGAGGCATTACTGCTCTTACTGGGAGGTTCCTGGTCTTACTGGTAGGTTCCTGGTGCCGTCCTGAGCTCCCTGATGGAGAGGCTGGCGCAGAAGTCCCTCAgcatctccagcagctcccacgTTACTGGGGTGACTGGGATTACTCAGCGGGGTTACTGGGATTACTCAGAGGGGCTACTGGGAGTTACTGGTGCCCACCTGAGGTCCTTGATGGAGAGGGTGCCCCGGAAGTCCCTCAGGATCTCCAGCAGCACCCAAGACCAGTAACTGCGGTAGCTCAGCTTCCCCAGGTCCGACAGCGGCTTCTCCGGGGAACCCACCGTGCTCTCCAGCTTGGACAGCTCGTAACCTGCCGGCGAGGGGGGGACCCAGGTGGCTGGGGGGGGACCCAAACACCCGGGGGGGACACCCAGGCACCCGGGGGACACCCAGGCATCCGGGGAGGGACCCCCACCCTACTTTGGGGACCACCCCCCCTCCCGCCAACTCACTGAAGGCGATGAGGAACTTGCCGTAGCCCCGGCGCTGGTAGGGCGGCAGCGTCAGGATGCAGGCGACGTTGTTGCCATCAGGCGACTCCTTCTCCTGCGGGGTGATGGACAGGCGGACGCAGGGGGGTGACACACAGGCGGACACGGGGCGGGGGGTGACGGGTGACATgtgtctgtgtgcgtgtgtcCCCCCCAACCCGTGTACCTTGGAGAAGTAGCCGACGATGTGGGCGCCCTGTCGGTCCACCTCGGTCAGGAGGTAGAAGACGAAGGGCTCCACGTCGAAGTAGAGGGTTTTGTGGTCGAGGAAGAGCTTGGCCAGCAGGCAGAGGTTCTGGCAGTAAATCTtggggcgggggaggggaagagTCACGTGACGTCACGTGTCACCTCCGTGTCCCCCACGTCACCACCCCGGGTACCTTGTGGTCTTTGCCGTCCACCTCGTAGACGGAGATGTTGCTCTTGCGGTAGATCTCCCGCCCCGGCGGCTGCCGCCACTGGCACTGACCCTAGGGACGGTCACAGGCGTCACCTCGTGTCCCGCCCCAAGCGCGTCACACGCGTGTCACGCGTGTCCCCCCTACCAGCCGGACCCATAGGTGTGCTGAGAGCTCACGTCCTCAAGGCTGCGCTcgcagagctggggctgccccgggctCTGCACGTGCGTGTCCCTGCATGCGTGTCCTTACGCGTGTGTCCCCCCCGTGTGTCACGCACGTGTCACAGGCGTGTCAACACGTGTCCCCTACCAGGTGGAGGCGGTAGGTGCGCTCGAACTTCATGTACTTGAGGCAGTACTCGCAGATCCAGAGCTTGGGCTGCTTCCCGTAGTCCtcggggaagggggagaagtaCCAGGCGTCGATCTCGAAGTGCCCGATGTGGATCTTGTCCACGTACTTCACCTTCGTGATCTGCGTGAGGAgggggcacggggggggggttgggggtcACCCCAGTTTTGGGGATCCCCCTGGACTCTTGGGGACCCCCTCCGGACCCTTGGGGACACGCCCAGGACTTTGGggacagcccccccccccaggaccCTTGGGGGGacaccctcccctcccgccgGGGACTCACCGCCTCGTGCTCCTTCTCCAGCGCCGCTGTGGTGGGGTCCATCTCGGCGTAGGTCTGCAACGGGGCTCCCAGTAACTCCCAGTAAGCCCCAGTAATGCCCAGTGCAACTTCTCAGGGACTCTAGTAAACCCCCAGGGCCCCCTAACATCTTCCCAGTACCCCCCAGGTGCCTCCCAGCACCCCCTAACACCCTCCCAGAACCCTCCAGTCACTTGCGCTCCCCCCAACACCCTCCCAGTACCTCCCAGTTCCCCCTAACGCTCTCCCAGTTCCTCCTCGTGCCttcccagcacctcccagtGCCCCCTAACACGCTCCCAGCTCCCCAACACTCTCCCAGTTCCTCCTCGTGCCCTCCCAGCACCCCTTAACATCCTCCCAGTTCCTTCCAGTGCCTCCCAGCACCCCTCAAcaccctcccagctcctcccagtgcccccccaacaccctcccagtgcctcccagctccccccaacaccctcccagtgccccccaCCTTCTGGACGTGGTTGATCTCATCGTGCTTGCGTTTCTGGTTGCGGGTGATCTTGCGCTCGGGCTGCTCGGCCAGCTCGCCCAGGAACTGCTCTGAGCTCTTCTGCACGGCCTCCTTCAGTGTCTTGGTCAGCGCCAGCCGGTTCTTGTCCACCCACTCGTCCAGCCGACGGTtaactgggagcactgggagcTCAGCGGGGGGGTGGTCCCGCCgcctccccacccaccccttTTCCCAGTGCCTCCCAATACTCACAGCCCACATAGTGGACGTAATACTCCTCGCGCCCCTCCTGCTCGTTCAGGCGGGACTGGATCACCTCTGCCGAGTCTGCGGGGGGGAATTGGGACCAGTGGTCAAGCGGGGCTGGGACCAGTCAGCGGCCTGGCAAGCCCTCTCCCAGTTTGGAGCAGTGGGGGGGGGTACAGGGGGCTGCACTGGTGCTGCCCAGGCCTGCTGTGATGGGATTTATACTGGTCCCAGTTCTCCCAGTCCCACTGTGATGGGATTTATAGTGGCCCCAGTTCTCCCAATCCCAGTTCAGCCCAGTCCTGCTGTGACAGGATTGATACTGGTCTCAGTTCAGCTCCGACCCGCTGTGATGGGATTTATACGGGTCCCAGTTCTCCCACTCTCAGATCAGCCCAGTCCTGCTCTGACAGGATTCATACTAGCCCCAATTCATCCCAGTCCGGGTCACGTACTGGCCCCAGTCCCGCCGTaagccccccctgccccagttCACCCCAGTCCCGGCCCCGCACTGGCCCCAGTCCCGCTGTgctccccccccggccccgctcacgCCAGGTGCCGTCGGCCCGGCGGCACAGGTACGTCTCCCCGATCTCCACCGTCACCTCCGCctcccgcggcggcggcgggggcggcggcgaggCCGAGGAGGCCGCGGGGGCctcccggccgccgccgccgcctcctcggGGCCtgccccgcggggccgcccggcctcggggctgccgccgcccgccgccgcctctggGCCCGCTCCGGGGCCgccggccggggccgccgctgcCGTCGGGTCCGCCATGTCCGTCCGCCCAGGCCGTCGCGCCGGAAGTGGCGTCAGACGCGCGACCAGGGTGGCGAGCACGTGACGCGAGGCACGCGTTGCTAGGAGGCGGCAGTGGGCCCAGAGGGGCGGGGCCGAGCGTTGCTAGGAGACGGGAATTCGCCCAGAGGGGCGGGGCCGAGCGTTGCTAGAAGGCGGAGTGGGCCCAGAGGGCGGGGCCGAGCGTTGCTAGGAGACGGGAATTGGCCCAGAGGGGCGGGGCGAGCGTTGCTAGGAGACGGTGGTGCGCCGGCCCGCCAGTGTCCCAGTGTGCCTTGCAGCCCCCCGGACCCCCCCAGTGACCCCCAGTCCCCCCCCAGTGTCCTCCCAGTACCGCCAGTACCCACCAGTCCCACCCGAGTATCCCCCAGTGCGCCTAGTACCCCCAAGTGCCCCCCCCAGTGTCTCCAGCCCCCCCCGTGCTTCCAGTGTCCCCCAGTTCCCTCCCAGTGTCCCCCAGTTCCCCCCCAGTGCCCCCCAGAGTCCCCCAGTCCATCCAGTGTCCTCCCAGTGCCCTCCAGTccctcccagtgccccccaGTGTCTCCCAGTCCATCCAGAGTCCTCCCAGTGTCCCCCAGACCCCCCCGCAGTGCATCCAGTGTCTCCCAGTTCCCTCCCAGTGTCTCCCAGTGTCCCCCAGAGTCCCCCAGTCCCTCCAGTGTCCTCCCAGTAATGCCCCACAGTGCCCCCCCCAAGGCCACCCCACCCCATGGTGACACTTCAGTGCCTTTattgctccccccccccccccccccccggcgctAACGAGGGTGCCATGACGAGGGACCGCGGCATGGGGAGGCCACCATCcgtgtccgtccccccccgAGCCTGGCGGGTCCCCGGGGTGTCCCCAAGGTGGGGTTCAGCGTGGTGGCCATGGTGCCAGGACATGGGCCACCAGCCGCCACGCGCCTTCGTTAAGCCCTAACGAGGCTGCCACCATGATGGAGGACACCATGGAGATGCCACCACCCTGTTCTGTCCTGCTGAGTCCCCAACGCGTCCCCAATCCGGCTCCAAGCCACACCAGGAGCCACACGCCAGGCTCAGCCATGGTGAACGCTGTGCCATGATGTGCCACGCTCCTTCGTTAGGTCTTAACGAGGATGCCACGACGACGGACCACTCCATGGAGGTGTTGGCACTCTGTCCTGTCCCAGTGAGCCCCCCCAGAGTGTCCCCAAAGTGGCTCCAAGGTCCACAGTTTAGGTTCAGACGTAGCGTGGTGGTCACGGTGAGGTGGTGAGGGCTGCCAGGTGCCATGCTCCTTCGTCAGGCCCTAACGAGGCTGCCACCATGATGGACCACAGCATGGAGGCGCTGGCACCCATCCCGTCCTGCTGAGTCCCCATGGTGTCCCCAGTCCCTCTCCAAGCGGGACCAGGAGCCACACACCAGGTTCAGACACAGCATGGTGGACACCATGCCATGCTACCGGCCTCCTTCGTTAGGTCCTAACAAGGGAAGCCATGACGATGGACCCCACCATGGAGATGCTGGCGCCCATCCCATCCTGGTGAGCGTCCCCCATCCATCTCCAAGCACCCTAGGGCCCACAGGCCGGGTCCCCATCGGGGTGGACCTTCAGGTGGCGGGTGAACTGGGGCTTGTAGCGGAAGCGCTTGCCGCAGCGCCCGCAGCCGTAGGGCTTCTCGCCGGTGTGGATGCGTTGGTGCTTGACCAAGTTGGAGCTGACGCAGAAGCTCTTGCCGCAGGCGCCGCAGCGGAAGGGTCGCTCGCCCGTGTGGGTCCTCTGGTGCTCGATGAGCGTGGAGCTCTGCCCGAAGGCCTTCCCGCACTCCCCGCACCGGTAGGGCCGTTCGCCAGTGTGGGTCCGTTGGTGGGATGCCAAGTGGGTCTTCTTCTTGAAGCGCTTCCCGCATTGCCCGCAGGAGAAGGGCTTCTCCCCAGTGTGGGTCCTCTCGTGCTTGACCAGGTTGGAGCTGAGGCTGAAGGTCTTCCCACAGCGCCCGCAGCCGTAGGGCTTCTCCCCGGTGTGGGTCCGGAGATGTTTGACCAGGTTGGAGGTCCGGCCGAAGGTCTTGCCGCACTCGGGGCAGGCGTAGGGCGTCTCACCGGTGTGGGTGCGGCGATGCTCGGTCAAGGTGGAGCTGCGGCTGAAGGCACGGGCGCAGATCGGGCAGGCGTAGGGCTTCTCGCCGGTGTGGGTCCGGAGGTGCTCGGCCAAGGTGGAGCTGCGGCTGAAGCTCTTCTCGCATTGGCCGCAGGTGAAGGGACGCTCGCCCGTGTGGGTCCGCTGGTGCTCGATCAGGTTGGAGCTCTGCCCGAAAGTCTTCCCGCACTCGGTGCAGCGGTAGGGCTTCGGCGGCGTCCTGCTGCCCTCCAGCAGACCCAGCAGGTTGATGAAGCCACGTGGGCGACCACCGCTGCGGGCCGGCGCCGCGGCacctgggagaggggagaggaacaTCTGTTGGGTCATTGTGCAACCACGGAGGGATGTTCTCCAAAGAAGAACATCTCCTGGTGGGTCATTGTTCAACTGTAGAGCGATGTTCTCCAAAGAAGAACATCTCCTGATGGGTCATCGTGCAACCATGGAGGGTTATTCCTGGAAGCTGAACATCTGTTGGGTCACTGTGCAACCACGGAGGGATGTTCCCCAAAGAAGAACATCTCCTGCGAGTCCTTGTGCTACCACAGAGGGATGTTCCCCAAAGAAGAACATCTCCTGATGGGCCATCATGCAACCAGGGAGGGTTATTCCTGGAAGCTGAACATCTGTTGGGTCATCATGCAACCACGTAGGGATGTTCCCCAAAGAAGAACATCTCCTGGTGGGTCACTGTGCAACCACGGAGGGTTATTCCATGCAGGAGAACATCTCCCAGACGTTATTTTGTCCACCATGGAGGACTATTCCCAGCAGAACACCATCTCCCAGACAATATTTTTCCAGCCAAGCAGGAGAACATCTCCTGGCCACTATTTTCTCCACCATGGAAGAGTATTCCCAGCAGAAGACCATCTCCTGGCCcacattttccccattttcttgtttttttcccccaaaagacCATCTCCCGGGTGCTCTTTGGGCCACCCGCCGGGCtcgtccccgtgtccccccctcACCTGCGCAGGGCTCCGTGGGGACGTCCCCATCACCCTGGTCCTGGGAAGGACACGGCTCCTCCCCCGGCTCCATCACGGTGGCTGCGGGCAGCAGGCGGAAATGGGGGGGGAAAAggcaataaatgaaaaaaaaaaccccaaaaccgGCATCCGCCCGATGCTTTTCACCAAAATCAGGCGGTTTTCCCCCAAAATGCACCCCCCTGCCATTAGTTAATTTGGCAAACCCCCACACCTGGGAGCAATTGGCCcaatttccctctttttccccccaaaataccCCCCATTAGGTAATCCTGCGCCTCGATTCCCGGGATCAATCAGCCCGTTTTCACCCTTTTTCACCCCAAAACATTATCCCCAGAATGAGTTCATTTTGCACCCCCACGTCTGAGAGCAATCGTCCcatttccccccttttttcccccaaaacacaaTCCCCACAATGAGTTAATTTTGCACCCCCATGTCTGAGAGCAATCAGCccattttccccctttttcacCCCAAAACGTTATCCCCACAATGAGCCAATTTTGCACCCCCATACCTCCAAGCCACCAGCCCATTTCCCCCCTTTTCACCCCAAAATACAAGCCCCAGAATTAGTTAATCCTGCATCCCGCATACCCTGCAGCAGTCAGCccattttccccctttttaacCCCAAAACACACCCCTCCCGTTAGTTAATCCTGCAATCCACATCCTCGGGAGGAATCAGCCCAATTTCCCTGCTTTTCACCCCAAAACACAATCCCCACAATGAGTTAATTTTGCAACTCCCCCCCCACCTGAGAGCAGCCGTcctattttccccctttttcgCCCCAAAACGCCCCCTCCTCCGCTAGTTAactcccctcccagccccagcctgagCAATCGACCCgttttccccctttttcacCCCAAAACCCGGGCAGGACCCTCACCTCGGCCCCGCAAGCGCTACGGCAGCTCCCCGGCGCTGACAGGCCCAATCCGGGCGTTTTTCCACCCAAAACGGCGGTGCTTTGCCCGTTCCGGACAATGGTGGCGGGAGAGCGGCGCTTCCTGCCGCAAAGGCTCCCGGGGACACGCCAAGCACACGCGTGGCCCTGGGAACACGCCAAGCACATGTGTTGTCTTGGGAACACATGAAGGGACACATGTGTCCCCTGGGAACACGTGAAGGGACATCTGTGGCCCTGGGAACATGTAAGGGACACGTGTGGTCTTGGGAACATGTGAAGGGACACGTGTCCCCTGGGAACACGTGAAGGGACATCCGTGGCCCTGGGAACATGTAAGGGACACGCATGATTTTGGGAACATGTAAAGGGACACACATGTCCCCTGTGTACGTGTAAAGGGACACGTGTGGCCcctgcacacatgcatgtgctCAGGGCATGTGTAAAGGGACACATGTGTCCCCTGGGAACATGTGAAGGCTCCCAGTAACCTCCCAGTGCCCCCCCAGTccctcccagtgctcccagtaaCCCCTGAATCCCCTCCCCAGTGCCCCCAGTGCCCCCAGCGCCCTCCAAATCCCACCCAGTGCTCTCAGTAACACCCAGTGCCATCCCAGATCCCCCCATTAACCCTTCAGTGGCCCTTGTGGTCCCTACCAGTGCTCCCAGTACACCCAGTGCCCCCCCAATCCcttcccagtgctcccagtgccaCCCCAAATCCCCCCATTAACTCTCCAGTGCCCCTTGCAATGCCTTCCAGTGCTCCCAATACCCTCAGTGCCCCCCCCAAATCCcttcccagtgctcccagtgctCCCTGATATCGTGCCCAGTGCTCCCAGTAAATCCTAGTGCCCCCCAAAGCCatcccagtgctcccagcacctcccagtGCCCCCAAATCCCTCCCCACTACTCCCAGTGCCACTCCCACTCCCACCAGTGCTCCCGGTGCCCACTGAAATCCTGCCCAGTGCTCCCAGTCACGAACCACAGCAGCAGCGTTCACCACTATTTATTGAcatactggggggggggaacgggacaccccccttcccccccccccccaaccctccCACCACCCAGGAGGGACCCAGGCGTCCAGGGCGGCTGGAAGTCACCCGGCCTcggacgcctgggtcccctcTGCGGGGAAGAGATGGGGAGTCACGGGGAGGTGGGACGGGGACACGGAGGTGGGACGGGGACCTGGGGACGCTCCCTGGGCTGGAGACACGGCTCTGGGGCAGGATGAAGGAGTTGGGCGAGGACAAGAAGGTTCTCCAAGACGGAGACGTGGACCTGGGGCACAAGGATGGATCTCGGGATGGTCTACCAAGACAAAGCCATGGCCTTGGGGTGCCATGATGGACCTGGGGCAGGATGAGGATCCCAGGGTGGTCTTCCAAGATGGAGATGTGGTCCTAGGCCAAGACGAGGATTGCCGGGTGGTCCTCCGAGACTAAGCCATGGCCTTGAGGCACCATGATGGACCTGGGTCAAGATGAGGGATCCCGAGACAGTCCTTCAAGATGAAGCCGTGGCCTTGGGGCACAACGATGGACCTCGGTCAAGATGAGGGATCCCAGAACAATCCTCCAAGACGAAGCCATGGCCTCGGGGCACCATGATGAACCCGGGTCAAGGCGAGGGACCCCGGGATGGTCCTTCAAGATGAAGTCACGGCCTCGGGGCACGCTGACGGACCTGGCCCACACCGAGGCACCCCAGCCTGGGTCAACAGCGGTCTCAAGCGAGGTGGGTGCGCTGGTGCTTGCTGAAGGCTGAGCTCCACCCGAAGGTCTTGCCGCACTGGGCGCAGCGGTAGGGCCGCTCGCCGGTGTGCGTGTGCCGGTGCTCCAGGAGGTTGGCGCTCTGCCGGAAGCTCTTGCCGCAGTCCCCGCAGCGGTAGGGCCGCTCGCCAGTGTGGGTGCGCCGGTGCTTGGCCAGGTGGGAGTTCTGGCAGAAGCTCTTGCCGCAGAGCCCGCAGGTGTAGGGTCGCTCGCCGGTGTGGGTCCGCTGGTGCTGGATGAGGTTGGAGCTCTGCCGGAACGCCTTCCCGCACTCGGTGCAGCGGTAGGGCCGCTCGCCGGTGTGCGTCAACCGGTGCTTGGCCAGGTAGGAGCCGAGGGCAAAGCCCTTGCCGCAGAGCGGGCAGAAGTGCCGCTCGCCCGCCCCATGGGTCCGCCGGTGCTCGGCCAGGTTGGAGCTCTGGCTGAAGATCTTGCCGCATTCGGGGCACTTGTAGGGCTTCTCGCCGGTGTGGGTCACCTGGTGCCGGAGGAGCTTGGAGCTCTGCCCGAAGGCTTTGCCGCACTCCGGGCACTTGTAGGGCTTGGCGGGTGGGCGGCAAGCCCGGAGGTGCCGGGCCAACCGGCAGCTCCAGAGGAAGGCGGCTCCGCAGTGGGGACATCCCAATGGCTGCTCTGGCTGGTGGTGCCGCAGCCCGGCTGGTTGGGCGTATGCTTTGCCGCAAGCTTCGCAGCGGTAGGGCTTGGCCGCTGGACCGTGCCGGCGCCGGCGGTGCCGGGCCAGCTGGGCGCTGCCCTCAAAACGCTCAGGGCAGAGTGGGCAGGCGAAGGCACCGGCATGAGTCTGCCGGTGGAGGAGCAAGGTGCCGCCGTGCCGGAAGGCCTGGCCGCACTCCTCGCAGCGGTGCGGCCGGTCGTTGTCGTGGTCATCGCCATCATCGTGGTCCTTGGTGGCATCACCCCGGTCCTTGCCGTCACCACCGTGATGTTTCTTCCGGTGTCCAGCCAATGCTGCCAGCCGGGGGAACTGCTCGCCACAGTCCCGGCACCGGTGCCCACCATGGGCTCCCCGTCGGTGCTTGGCCAGGTCGGAGCTGACGGCAAAGCGACGGCCGCATTCGGGGCAGCCGTAGGGTCGCTCGCCGGTGTGGGTCCGCCGGTGGGTGGCCAGGGTGGACTTACGACCGAAAGCCCGGCCACATTCGGGGCAGCCGTAGGGCCGCTCGCCGGTGTGGGTCCGCCGGTGGTGGACCAAGGTGGAGCTCTGGCTGAAGCGGGCGCCGCACTGCCCGCAGCGGAAGGGTTTCTCGCCGGTGTGGGTCCGCTGGTGCTCCAAGAGGGTGGACCCTCGGCTGAAGGCTTTGCCGCACTCGCCGCAGGCGTGGGGCTTGGCCCCGGCGTGGCCCTTGCGGTGCTCCAGCAAGGACGAGCTCCAGCCGAAAGCCTTGCCGCACTCCCCGCAGCGGTAGGGCCGCTCGCCCGTGTGCACCCGCCGGTGCTTCAGGAGGTTGGAGCTCTGGGCGAAGGCTTTGCCGCACTCGCCGCAGCGGTAGGGACGCGGGGTGGCCTCCCCGCCGCCATCTTcaacctcttcttcctcctcctcacctgcaAGGGAGAGGGACAGCGGGGGTCACccgtgcctcggtttccccaaCCCACACCACCGACACGACGGCGAGGACTCACCTGGCAGCAGCTCGGTGGCGGTGGCCGGTCCCGATGGCGGCGGTGGGGAGCTGTGAAGGAAAACGGGGTTGGCTGGTGGTGGCACCCGTGGGGACGTGGCCCCAGGGTGGAGGGAGGTCGGTTTTGGGCTGAAGGACGCTGGTCTTGGGGTGAGGGAAACCCTGGGAGGTGGGGCATCACCTTGGGGACAAGACGGTGGCCCTGGGGATGTCCCCAATGGCTGGGGTCACCCCAGGGCTCAAAGGCCCCACGTCCTCGTCCCCCGCGTCCCCATCCTCGTCCCTGTGCCTCAaacccatccccatccccatgtcCTTATGTCCCCAGCCCCGTCCCCGTCCCTGtgtccccatcccagcc contains the following coding sequences:
- the KAT8 gene encoding histone acetyltransferase KAT8, coding for MGTQQDGMGASASMLWSIMVAASPRGGGGGGREAPAASSASPPPPPPPREAEVTVEIGETYLCRRADGTWHSAEVIQSRLNEQEGREEYYVHYVGFNRRLDEWVDKNRLALTKTLKEAVQKSSEQFLGELAEQPERKITRNQKRKHDEINHVQKTYAEMDPTTAALEKEHEAITKVKYVDKIHIGHFEIDAWYFSPFPEDYGKQPKLWICEYCLKYMKFERTYRLHLGQCQWRQPPGREIYRKSNISVYEVDGKDHKIYCQNLCLLAKLFLDHKTLYFDVEPFVFYLLTEVDRQGAHIVGYFSKEKESPDGNNVACILTLPPYQRRGYGKFLIAFSYELSKLESTVGSPEKPLSDLGKLSYRSYWSWVLLEILRDFRGTLSIKDLSQMTSITQTDIISTLQSLNMVKYWKGQHVICVTPKLVEEHLKSAQYKKPPITVDSICLRWAPPKHKQAKVAKK
- the LOC127027936 gene encoding zinc finger protein 271-like, which codes for MEEESPSVPDFLEDGDSNGPFPLEDPEATSSPPPPSGPATATELLPGEEEEEEVEDGGGEATPRPYRCGECGKAFAQSSNLLKHRRVHTGERPYRCGECGKAFGWSSSLLEHRKGHAGAKPHACGECGKAFSRGSTLLEHQRTHTGEKPFRCGQCGARFSQSSTLVHHRRTHTGERPYGCPECGRAFGRKSTLATHRRTHTGERPYGCPECGRRFAVSSDLAKHRRGAHGGHRCRDCGEQFPRLAALAGHRKKHHGGDGKDRGDATKDHDDGDDHDNDRPHRCEECGQAFRHGGTLLLHRQTHAGAFACPLCPERFEGSAQLARHRRRRHGPAAKPYRCEACGKAYAQPAGLRHHQPEQPLGCPHCGAAFLWSCRLARHLRACRPPAKPYKCPECGKAFGQSSKLLRHQVTHTGEKPYKCPECGKIFSQSSNLAEHRRTHGAGERHFCPLCGKGFALGSYLAKHRLTHTGERPYRCTECGKAFRQSSNLIQHQRTHTGERPYTCGLCGKSFCQNSHLAKHRRTHTGERPYRCGDCGKSFRQSANLLEHRHTHTGERPYRCAQCGKTFGWSSAFSKHQRTHLGSRTPPKPYRCTECGKTFGQSSNLIEHQRTHTGERPFTCGQCEKSFSRSSTLAEHLRTHTGEKPYACPICARAFSRSSTLTEHRRTHTGETPYACPECGKTFGRTSNLVKHLRTHTGEKPYGCGRCGKTFSLSSNLVKHERTHTGEKPFSCGQCGKRFKKKTHLASHQRTHTGERPYRCGECGKAFGQSSTLIEHQRTHTGERPFRCGACGKSFCVSSNLVKHQRIHTGEKPYGCGRCGKRFRYNSHFSKHRRTHTGEKPFLCLHCGKSFNVSSNLYRHQRAHAAERPGPPAPPARPRGLPYKCEECGKSFRRNKELVTHQRLHTGRLPFQCGHCGKSFSWSSHFDRHQRVHTGEKPYQCPECGKRFSRSSHLYRHQRTHAGGRSYICTYCGRSFGSTLHFDRHQRTHTGQRPYKCTLCRKSFGDGPALVKHQRLHLGDGPFRCEECGKAFGARAQYARHWRSLHGGGEKPYRCGDCGKSFSWSSHWERHQRIHTGERPYQCGDCGKRFGRTSHLYRHQRTHAGGQPHICADCGKSFNSTLHFHKHQRAHAGPRHACPDCGKAFADSSALAKHRRAHAGEKPFPCPQCGRRFGVSSHLHRHLRSHGEEEPAEEPPDDLTPR